The sequence GCTGCCGGCCGGCGAACCCGGTGTCGGTCTCGTGCCAGTGGGTGATGCGATCCTCGCCCAGCTTCCAGCAGAGGAAGATCGGCCGATCCTCCCTGAGCGAGTAGAAGTCCACCAGTCCGACCTCGAAGCCCTTGACCACGCAGCCGATCGTCTCGAGCTCCTGGAGGTAGCGGTTGATCCGTTCGGCGTGCGCGGCCACCTCGTCGCGGGCCCGGATCAGCTCTGCGCTCTCGCCCCAGTCCGCCCGGGCCCCTCCGGTGAGCACCTCGAACCGTCCCACCGCCGCCCGCCACGCGGGGTATTCCACCGCCAGGTCCTGCACGATCCGTCGGACCAGCGGCAGGGTGCGCTCGGCCTCGTCCAGCGTGAAGAGCTTGAACTCCGCCATCTCGCTCCTTTCGCTCCTATCCCGAGACGATCTCCACGCCGGGGATCTGCTCGGGATGGCTGATGAATCCGACAACGCGCCGGGCGGCGTCCACCACCGTGATGGTCGGCCGCAGATGGGAATCGCTGGCATCCAGGTCCATGCGGATCCGGCACCCGGTGAGCTCCTGGTCCGGGCCGACCACCGGCGACCCGGTGCGCATCAGCTCGTCTGCCCGGGTGTGCCACGGATGCTTGCCCTCGGCGAGACACCGGGTGACCAGGTCGCGATCGCTCAGGGTGCCGAGGAACAGGCGCGTGCGATGATCATCCACCACCGGGACGACCGAGATGTTGCGGGTCTTGAGCATGATCGCCACCTCGCTCGCCATGGCGCCGGCCACCGCCACGTGAGGATCGGCCACCATCACCTCTGAAGCTTTCATGTGGCTCAATTTGCCCGGAACGAGATGCCGGTCAAGGGTTCGCTCGCCATCCAGCGAGCGCGGCACACGCGGCCTCGTGCCCGTCGGCCGCGTACTGCCGCATCCGGTCCACCCTGAAGGTGGCATTGCGCTCGACCCGGGGACGCACGTAGAGCAGCGGAGGCTTCGCGCCGTCCGCCCGCCATCCGGCAAGCTGGGCCGCGGTGTGCGCTGCCATCAGTGTGCCCACCGCCTCGTCGTGCGCGCGGACCACCGGCGGGCCCGGCGCGGCACCCGCTCCGGGTGCGGCATCGAAGCCGGGGCCGACGTCCACCGCCACTACCGGCTCGCTGCCCACCCTGGCCGCCGCCTCCAGCGGAAGCACCCCGCGCAGCCCACCGTCGCCGCAACGCCTGCCGGCCAGCGCCACCGCCGGGAAGTAGAGCGGCAACGCGCAGCTGGCGCAGAGCACGTCGATCAATCCCGCATCCTCGCCTTCCGAGCCGAAGAGGAGCAGCTCTCCGGTATCCAGATCGACCACCGACACGGTGAGCGGCACGGCCAGGTCGGCGAAGCGCCGTGCCGGCACCAGCGACTCGATGGCGCGGCGGAGCGGCGCGGGCCGGAGCAGCGATCGGGCGAACAGCCCGGACACGGCCGCCAGCGGCTCGCGCACGATGCCCCGGCTGCCGACCTCGGTGAGCCGCTCCAGCAGCTCGTCCTCCCGCGCGCCACCGGCGAGTCCGGCCGCGATCACCGCGCCCATCGAAGTGGCCACGAATCGCCGGGCCGTGAATCCTCCCTCCAGCAACCCGCGATAGGCGCCGACGTGGGCGGCCGTTTTGGCGCCGCCCCCGCTCAACACCACCGTGACCTCGCTGGAGCTCACGTCTCCCGCTTGCTCATCCGGTGGGTCTCGGCCCGGGCGTAGCGCGCCCGTTCCTCCGCGGTCTCGGGCACCAGGCGGGGCACCCGCTTGGGGAGGCCATGCTCGTCGATCGCGACGAATACGACGTGCGCCGTGTGGGTGTGGCGCCGCTCTCCCGTGCTCACCCGCTCGGCGTACACGTCGACCGAGATGTCCATGGAGGAGTTCCCCACGTAATCCACCGTGGCCTCCACGGTGACCAGCGCGCCCACCGGAATCCGCTCGCGGAAGTCCACCCGGTCGATCGCCGCCGTCACCGCCGGCCCGCCCGCATGCCGGATCGCGGCCACCGCGGCCGCCTGGTCGACCAGCGCCATGAGCTCGCCGCCGAACAGATCGCCCCGAACGTTCTGCATGTGGGGCATGACGAACGTGGTGATGGTGCCGACCGAATGGGACATCGGGCGGGAGTCGGGGAGCATGGATGCTCTCAGTAATCGACCGGGCGGAGATAGTACTCCCCGATCGCCGTCGCGCTCAGCATTGCGACGGTGGGGAGCCGGCGCTTCCAATGGGTGGAGTCGAGGCGCTTGCGGACGATCGCGATCTCGGCCTCGGTGAAGCCCAGCGCCGCGACCTCGGGATCGCGATAGCCCAGGAGGATCCAGTGGAGAATGGCGTCCGCCTTGGGATAGCTGATCCCGAAGTCGCCCTCGTCGGTCTGGCCGGTGATGAGGTCGGCGCTGGCGGGTTTGGAGACGATCACCTCAGGGACCCCGAGGTGTCGGGCCAGCGTCCACACCTGGCTCTTGAACAGATCGCCCAGCGGATTGACCGGCGGCGAGTCGTCGGCGTGCCAGGTGAAATACCCCAGGAGACGTTC comes from Gemmatimonadales bacterium and encodes:
- a CDS encoding DUF2203 domain-containing protein — protein: MAEFKLFTLDEAERTLPLVRRIVQDLAVEYPAWRAAVGRFEVLTGGARADWGESAELIRARDEVAAHAERINRYLQELETIGCVVKGFEVGLVDFYSLREDRPIFLCWKLGEDRITHWHETDTGFAGRQPIDGAILSAISS
- a CDS encoding CBS domain-containing protein, yielding MKASEVMVADPHVAVAGAMASEVAIMLKTRNISVVPVVDDHRTRLFLGTLSDRDLVTRCLAEGKHPWHTRADELMRTGSPVVGPDQELTGCRIRMDLDASDSHLRPTITVVDAARRVVGFISHPEQIPGVEIVSG
- a CDS encoding patatin-like phospholipase family protein, producing MSSSEVTVVLSGGGAKTAAHVGAYRGLLEGGFTARRFVATSMGAVIAAGLAGGAREDELLERLTEVGSRGIVREPLAAVSGLFARSLLRPAPLRRAIESLVPARRFADLAVPLTVSVVDLDTGELLLFGSEGEDAGLIDVLCASCALPLYFPAVALAGRRCGDGGLRGVLPLEAAARVGSEPVVAVDVGPGFDAAPGAGAAPGPPVVRAHDEAVGTLMAAHTAAQLAGWRADGAKPPLLYVRPRVERNATFRVDRMRQYAADGHEAACAALAGWRANP
- a CDS encoding acyl-CoA thioesterase translates to MLPDSRPMSHSVGTITTFVMPHMQNVRGDLFGGELMALVDQAAAVAAIRHAGGPAVTAAIDRVDFRERIPVGALVTVEATVDYVGNSSMDISVDVYAERVSTGERRHTHTAHVVFVAIDEHGLPKRVPRLVPETAEERARYARAETHRMSKRET